From the Manis javanica isolate MJ-LG chromosome 11, MJ_LKY, whole genome shotgun sequence genome, one window contains:
- the ANKRD13D gene encoding ankyrin repeat domain-containing protein 13D isoform X2, which produces MAGPGPTFPLHRLVWANRHRELEAALHSRQHDIEQEDPRGRTPLELAVSLGNLESVRVLLRHNANVGKESCQGWAVLQEAVSTGDPEMVQLVLQYRDYQRATQRLAGIPELLNKLRQEDFVQLSGYGPGLWNTYLPFSKHTAPDFYVEMKWEFTSWVPLVSKMCPSDVYRVWKRGESLRVDTSLLGFEHMTWQRGRRSFIFRGQEAGALVMEVDHDRQVVHTETLGLTLQEPAALLAAMRPSEEHVASRLTSPIVSTHLDTRNVAFERNKCGIWGWRSEKMETVSGYEAKVYSATNVELVTRTRTEHLSDQDKSRSKGGKTPFQSFLGMAQQHSSHSGAPVQQAASSTNPTAISPSEYFDPNFSLESRNIGRPIEMSSKVQRFKATLWLSEEHPLSLGDQVTPIIDLMAISNAHFAKLRDFITLRLPPGFPVKIEIPLFHVLNARITFSNLCGCDEPLSSVWVPAPSSGPAVTASGSPFPCEVDPTVFEVPEGYSVLGTERSEPLRDEDDDLLQFAIQQSLLEAGTEAEQVTIWEALTNTRPGTHPPPQATAYEEQLQLERALQESLRTSSEPRGPGSPHRTPLAPAPPSFEEQLRLALELSSREQEERERRGQQEEDDLQRVLRLSLTEH; this is translated from the exons ATGGCCGGCCCGGGCCCCACCTTCCCGCTGCACCGGCTGGTCTGGGCGAACCGGCACCGCGAACTGGAGGCCGCACTGCACAGCCGCCAG CACGACATTGAACAGGAGGATCCACGGGGGCGCACCCCCCTGGAACTGGCCGTGTCCCTGGGGAACCTGGAGTCCGTTAGAGTCCTGCTTCGACACAATGCCAATGTGGGCAAAGAGAGCTGCCAGGGCTGGGCAG TCCTGCAGGAGGCTGTCAGCACTGGGGACCCTGAGATGGTGCAGCTGGTGCTCCAGTATCGGGACTACCAGAGGGCCACACAGAGGCTGGCTGGAATTCCGGAACTGCTCAACAAGCTCCGCCAG GAGGATTTTGTCCAGCTCAGTGGATATGGCCCAGGCCTCTGGAATACCTATCTCCCCTTCTCAAAGCACACG GCCCCTGATTTCTACGTGGAGATGAAGTGGGAGTTCACCAGCTGGG TGCCCCTTGTGTCCAAGATGTGTCCGAGTGACGTGTATCGGGTATGGAAGCGGGGTGAGAGCCTCCGGGTGGACACCAGTCTCCTGGGCTTTGAGCATATGACCTGGCAGCGTGGCCGGAGAAGCTTCATCTTCAGGGGCCAGG AGGCAGGAGCCTTGGTGATGGAAGTGGACCACGACCGGCAGGTGGTGCACACAGAGACACTGGGGCTCACCCTGCAGGAACCAGCAGCACTGCTTGCTGCCATGCGGCCCAGTGAGGAGCATGTGGCCAGTCGCCTCACCTCTCCTATTGTCTCCACCCACCTGGACACTCGTAATGTGGCTTTTGAGAG GAACAAATGTGGTATCTGGGGCTGGCGGTCTGAGAAGATGGAAACCGTTAGCGGCTACGAGGCCAAG GTGTATAGTGCCACCAATGTGGAGCTGGTGACACGCACACGTACGGAGCATCTTTCTGATCAGGACAAGTCGAGGAGCAAAG GGGGGAAGACTCCGTTCCAGTCCTTCCTCGGGATGGCACAGCAGCACTCCTCCCACAGTGGG GCTCCCGTGCAGCAGGCAGCCAGCTCCACCAACCCCACAGCTATTTCCCCCAGCGAATACTTCGACCCCAACTTCAGCCTGGAGTCGAGGAACATCGGCCGCCCCATTGAAATGTCCAGCAAAGTACAGAG GTTCAAGGCAACACTGTGGCTGAGTGAGGAGCATCCCCTCTCCCTGGGTGACCAGGTGACACCCATCATTGACCTGATGGCCATCAGCAACGCTCACTTTGCCAAGCTGCGTGACTTCATTACCCTACGCCTCCCGCCTGGCTTCCCAGTCAAGATCG AGATCCCTCTTTTCCACGTGCTAAACGCCCGCATCACCTTCAGCAACCTGTGTGGCTGTGACGAGCCCTTGAGCTCCGTGTGGGTACCGGCCCCCAGCTCTGGCCCTGCTGTCACAGCCTCAG GGAGCCCTTTCCCGTGCGAGGTGGACCCCACTGTGTTTGAGGTGCCTGAGGGATACAGTGTGCTGGGCACAGAGCGCAGTGAGCCCCTTCGCGATGAAGACGACGATCTGCTGCAGTTTGCCATCCAACAGAGCCTGCTTGAGGCTGGCACAGAGGCGGAGCAG GTGACCATCTGGGAAGCCCTGACCAACACCCGGCCTGgcacccaccctcctccccaagcCACGGCCTATGAGGAGCAGCTTCAGCTGGAGCG GGCCCTCCAGGAGAGCCTGCGGACGTCCTCGGAGCCCAGGGGCCCGGGATCCCCTCATAGGAcacccctggccccagccccccCAAGCTTTGAGGAGCAGCTGCGCCTGGCCCTGGAGTTGTCTTCGCGGGAGCAGGAGGAACGCGAGCGGCGGGGGCAGCAGGAGGAGGACGACTTGCAGAGGGTCCTGCGGCTCTCGCTCACGGAGCACTGA
- the ANKRD13D gene encoding ankyrin repeat domain-containing protein 13D isoform X7 produces MVQLVLQYRDYQRATQRLAGIPELLNKLRQEDFVQLSGYGPGLWNTYLPFSKHTAPDFYVEMKWEFTSWVPLVSKMCPSDVYRVWKRGESLRVDTSLLGFEHMTWQRGRRSFIFRGQEAGALVMEVDHDRQVVHTETLGLTLQEPAALLAAMRPSEEHVASRLTSPIVSTHLDTRNVAFERNKCGIWGWRSEKMETVSGYEAKVYSATNVELVTRTRTEHLSDQDKSRSKENSQWRGAFWDSGPKSAHGLPPLLLRGEDSVPVLPRDGTAALLPQWAISPSEYFDPNFSLESRNIGRPIEMSSKVQRFKATLWLSEEHPLSLGDQVTPIIDLMAISNAHFAKLRDFITLRLPPGFPVKIEIPLFHVLNARITFSNLCGCDEPLSSVWVPAPSSGPAVTASGSPFPCEVDPTVFEVPEGYSVLGTERSEPLRDEDDDLLQFAIQQSLLEAGTEAEQVTIWEALTNTRPGTHPPPQATAYEEQLQLERALQESLRTSSEPRGPGSPHRTPLAPAPPSFEEQLRLALELSSREQEERERRGQQEEDDLQRVLRLSLTEH; encoded by the exons ATGGTGCAGCTGGTGCTCCAGTATCGGGACTACCAGAGGGCCACACAGAGGCTGGCTGGAATTCCGGAACTGCTCAACAAGCTCCGCCAG GAGGATTTTGTCCAGCTCAGTGGATATGGCCCAGGCCTCTGGAATACCTATCTCCCCTTCTCAAAGCACACG GCCCCTGATTTCTACGTGGAGATGAAGTGGGAGTTCACCAGCTGGG TGCCCCTTGTGTCCAAGATGTGTCCGAGTGACGTGTATCGGGTATGGAAGCGGGGTGAGAGCCTCCGGGTGGACACCAGTCTCCTGGGCTTTGAGCATATGACCTGGCAGCGTGGCCGGAGAAGCTTCATCTTCAGGGGCCAGG AGGCAGGAGCCTTGGTGATGGAAGTGGACCACGACCGGCAGGTGGTGCACACAGAGACACTGGGGCTCACCCTGCAGGAACCAGCAGCACTGCTTGCTGCCATGCGGCCCAGTGAGGAGCATGTGGCCAGTCGCCTCACCTCTCCTATTGTCTCCACCCACCTGGACACTCGTAATGTGGCTTTTGAGAG GAACAAATGTGGTATCTGGGGCTGGCGGTCTGAGAAGATGGAAACCGTTAGCGGCTACGAGGCCAAG GTGTATAGTGCCACCAATGTGGAGCTGGTGACACGCACACGTACGGAGCATCTTTCTGATCAGGACAAGTCGAGGAGCAAAG AAAACTCCCAGTGGAGGGGGGCATTCTGGGACAGTGGCCCAAAGTCTGCTCATGGGCTCCCACCCCTTCTCCTCAGGGGGGAAGACTCCGTTCCAGTCCTTCCTCGGGATGGCACAGCAGCACTCCTCCCACAGTGGG CTATTTCCCCCAGCGAATACTTCGACCCCAACTTCAGCCTGGAGTCGAGGAACATCGGCCGCCCCATTGAAATGTCCAGCAAAGTACAGAG GTTCAAGGCAACACTGTGGCTGAGTGAGGAGCATCCCCTCTCCCTGGGTGACCAGGTGACACCCATCATTGACCTGATGGCCATCAGCAACGCTCACTTTGCCAAGCTGCGTGACTTCATTACCCTACGCCTCCCGCCTGGCTTCCCAGTCAAGATCG AGATCCCTCTTTTCCACGTGCTAAACGCCCGCATCACCTTCAGCAACCTGTGTGGCTGTGACGAGCCCTTGAGCTCCGTGTGGGTACCGGCCCCCAGCTCTGGCCCTGCTGTCACAGCCTCAG GGAGCCCTTTCCCGTGCGAGGTGGACCCCACTGTGTTTGAGGTGCCTGAGGGATACAGTGTGCTGGGCACAGAGCGCAGTGAGCCCCTTCGCGATGAAGACGACGATCTGCTGCAGTTTGCCATCCAACAGAGCCTGCTTGAGGCTGGCACAGAGGCGGAGCAG GTGACCATCTGGGAAGCCCTGACCAACACCCGGCCTGgcacccaccctcctccccaagcCACGGCCTATGAGGAGCAGCTTCAGCTGGAGCG GGCCCTCCAGGAGAGCCTGCGGACGTCCTCGGAGCCCAGGGGCCCGGGATCCCCTCATAGGAcacccctggccccagccccccCAAGCTTTGAGGAGCAGCTGCGCCTGGCCCTGGAGTTGTCTTCGCGGGAGCAGGAGGAACGCGAGCGGCGGGGGCAGCAGGAGGAGGACGACTTGCAGAGGGTCCTGCGGCTCTCGCTCACGGAGCACTGA
- the ANKRD13D gene encoding ankyrin repeat domain-containing protein 13D isoform X4: MAGPGPTFPLHRLVWANRHRELEAALHSRQHDIEQEDPRGRTPLELAVSLGNLESVRVLLRHNANVGKESCQGWAVLQEAVSTGDPEMVQLVLQYRDYQRATQRLAGIPELLNKLRQAPDFYVEMKWEFTSWVPLVSKMCPSDVYRVWKRGESLRVDTSLLGFEHMTWQRGRRSFIFRGQEAGALVMEVDHDRQVVHTETLGLTLQEPAALLAAMRPSEEHVASRLTSPIVSTHLDTRNVAFERNKCGIWGWRSEKMETVSGYEAKVYSATNVELVTRTRTEHLSDQDKSRSKENSQWRGAFWDSGPKSAHGLPPLLLRGEDSVPVLPRDGTAALLPQWAISPSEYFDPNFSLESRNIGRPIEMSSKVQRFKATLWLSEEHPLSLGDQVTPIIDLMAISNAHFAKLRDFITLRLPPGFPVKIEIPLFHVLNARITFSNLCGCDEPLSSVWVPAPSSGPAVTASGSPFPCEVDPTVFEVPEGYSVLGTERSEPLRDEDDDLLQFAIQQSLLEAGTEAEQVTIWEALTNTRPGTHPPPQATAYEEQLQLERALQESLRTSSEPRGPGSPHRTPLAPAPPSFEEQLRLALELSSREQEERERRGQQEEDDLQRVLRLSLTEH, translated from the exons ATGGCCGGCCCGGGCCCCACCTTCCCGCTGCACCGGCTGGTCTGGGCGAACCGGCACCGCGAACTGGAGGCCGCACTGCACAGCCGCCAG CACGACATTGAACAGGAGGATCCACGGGGGCGCACCCCCCTGGAACTGGCCGTGTCCCTGGGGAACCTGGAGTCCGTTAGAGTCCTGCTTCGACACAATGCCAATGTGGGCAAAGAGAGCTGCCAGGGCTGGGCAG TCCTGCAGGAGGCTGTCAGCACTGGGGACCCTGAGATGGTGCAGCTGGTGCTCCAGTATCGGGACTACCAGAGGGCCACACAGAGGCTGGCTGGAATTCCGGAACTGCTCAACAAGCTCCGCCAG GCCCCTGATTTCTACGTGGAGATGAAGTGGGAGTTCACCAGCTGGG TGCCCCTTGTGTCCAAGATGTGTCCGAGTGACGTGTATCGGGTATGGAAGCGGGGTGAGAGCCTCCGGGTGGACACCAGTCTCCTGGGCTTTGAGCATATGACCTGGCAGCGTGGCCGGAGAAGCTTCATCTTCAGGGGCCAGG AGGCAGGAGCCTTGGTGATGGAAGTGGACCACGACCGGCAGGTGGTGCACACAGAGACACTGGGGCTCACCCTGCAGGAACCAGCAGCACTGCTTGCTGCCATGCGGCCCAGTGAGGAGCATGTGGCCAGTCGCCTCACCTCTCCTATTGTCTCCACCCACCTGGACACTCGTAATGTGGCTTTTGAGAG GAACAAATGTGGTATCTGGGGCTGGCGGTCTGAGAAGATGGAAACCGTTAGCGGCTACGAGGCCAAG GTGTATAGTGCCACCAATGTGGAGCTGGTGACACGCACACGTACGGAGCATCTTTCTGATCAGGACAAGTCGAGGAGCAAAG AAAACTCCCAGTGGAGGGGGGCATTCTGGGACAGTGGCCCAAAGTCTGCTCATGGGCTCCCACCCCTTCTCCTCAGGGGGGAAGACTCCGTTCCAGTCCTTCCTCGGGATGGCACAGCAGCACTCCTCCCACAGTGGG CTATTTCCCCCAGCGAATACTTCGACCCCAACTTCAGCCTGGAGTCGAGGAACATCGGCCGCCCCATTGAAATGTCCAGCAAAGTACAGAG GTTCAAGGCAACACTGTGGCTGAGTGAGGAGCATCCCCTCTCCCTGGGTGACCAGGTGACACCCATCATTGACCTGATGGCCATCAGCAACGCTCACTTTGCCAAGCTGCGTGACTTCATTACCCTACGCCTCCCGCCTGGCTTCCCAGTCAAGATCG AGATCCCTCTTTTCCACGTGCTAAACGCCCGCATCACCTTCAGCAACCTGTGTGGCTGTGACGAGCCCTTGAGCTCCGTGTGGGTACCGGCCCCCAGCTCTGGCCCTGCTGTCACAGCCTCAG GGAGCCCTTTCCCGTGCGAGGTGGACCCCACTGTGTTTGAGGTGCCTGAGGGATACAGTGTGCTGGGCACAGAGCGCAGTGAGCCCCTTCGCGATGAAGACGACGATCTGCTGCAGTTTGCCATCCAACAGAGCCTGCTTGAGGCTGGCACAGAGGCGGAGCAG GTGACCATCTGGGAAGCCCTGACCAACACCCGGCCTGgcacccaccctcctccccaagcCACGGCCTATGAGGAGCAGCTTCAGCTGGAGCG GGCCCTCCAGGAGAGCCTGCGGACGTCCTCGGAGCCCAGGGGCCCGGGATCCCCTCATAGGAcacccctggccccagccccccCAAGCTTTGAGGAGCAGCTGCGCCTGGCCCTGGAGTTGTCTTCGCGGGAGCAGGAGGAACGCGAGCGGCGGGGGCAGCAGGAGGAGGACGACTTGCAGAGGGTCCTGCGGCTCTCGCTCACGGAGCACTGA
- the ANKRD13D gene encoding ankyrin repeat domain-containing protein 13D isoform X1, producing the protein MAGPGPTFPLHRLVWANRHRELEAALHSRQHDIEQEDPRGRTPLELAVSLGNLESVRVLLRHNANVGKESCQGWAVLQEAVSTGDPEMVQLVLQYRDYQRATQRLAGIPELLNKLRQEDFVQLSGYGPGLWNTYLPFSKHTAPDFYVEMKWEFTSWVPLVSKMCPSDVYRVWKRGESLRVDTSLLGFEHMTWQRGRRSFIFRGQEAGALVMEVDHDRQVVHTETLGLTLQEPAALLAAMRPSEEHVASRLTSPIVSTHLDTRNVAFERNKCGIWGWRSEKMETVSGYEAKVYSATNVELVTRTRTEHLSDQDKSRSKENSQWRGAFWDSGPKSAHGLPPLLLRGEDSVPVLPRDGTAALLPQWAISPSEYFDPNFSLESRNIGRPIEMSSKVQRFKATLWLSEEHPLSLGDQVTPIIDLMAISNAHFAKLRDFITLRLPPGFPVKIEIPLFHVLNARITFSNLCGCDEPLSSVWVPAPSSGPAVTASGSPFPCEVDPTVFEVPEGYSVLGTERSEPLRDEDDDLLQFAIQQSLLEAGTEAEQVTIWEALTNTRPGTHPPPQATAYEEQLQLERALQESLRTSSEPRGPGSPHRTPLAPAPPSFEEQLRLALELSSREQEERERRGQQEEDDLQRVLRLSLTEH; encoded by the exons ATGGCCGGCCCGGGCCCCACCTTCCCGCTGCACCGGCTGGTCTGGGCGAACCGGCACCGCGAACTGGAGGCCGCACTGCACAGCCGCCAG CACGACATTGAACAGGAGGATCCACGGGGGCGCACCCCCCTGGAACTGGCCGTGTCCCTGGGGAACCTGGAGTCCGTTAGAGTCCTGCTTCGACACAATGCCAATGTGGGCAAAGAGAGCTGCCAGGGCTGGGCAG TCCTGCAGGAGGCTGTCAGCACTGGGGACCCTGAGATGGTGCAGCTGGTGCTCCAGTATCGGGACTACCAGAGGGCCACACAGAGGCTGGCTGGAATTCCGGAACTGCTCAACAAGCTCCGCCAG GAGGATTTTGTCCAGCTCAGTGGATATGGCCCAGGCCTCTGGAATACCTATCTCCCCTTCTCAAAGCACACG GCCCCTGATTTCTACGTGGAGATGAAGTGGGAGTTCACCAGCTGGG TGCCCCTTGTGTCCAAGATGTGTCCGAGTGACGTGTATCGGGTATGGAAGCGGGGTGAGAGCCTCCGGGTGGACACCAGTCTCCTGGGCTTTGAGCATATGACCTGGCAGCGTGGCCGGAGAAGCTTCATCTTCAGGGGCCAGG AGGCAGGAGCCTTGGTGATGGAAGTGGACCACGACCGGCAGGTGGTGCACACAGAGACACTGGGGCTCACCCTGCAGGAACCAGCAGCACTGCTTGCTGCCATGCGGCCCAGTGAGGAGCATGTGGCCAGTCGCCTCACCTCTCCTATTGTCTCCACCCACCTGGACACTCGTAATGTGGCTTTTGAGAG GAACAAATGTGGTATCTGGGGCTGGCGGTCTGAGAAGATGGAAACCGTTAGCGGCTACGAGGCCAAG GTGTATAGTGCCACCAATGTGGAGCTGGTGACACGCACACGTACGGAGCATCTTTCTGATCAGGACAAGTCGAGGAGCAAAG AAAACTCCCAGTGGAGGGGGGCATTCTGGGACAGTGGCCCAAAGTCTGCTCATGGGCTCCCACCCCTTCTCCTCAGGGGGGAAGACTCCGTTCCAGTCCTTCCTCGGGATGGCACAGCAGCACTCCTCCCACAGTGGG CTATTTCCCCCAGCGAATACTTCGACCCCAACTTCAGCCTGGAGTCGAGGAACATCGGCCGCCCCATTGAAATGTCCAGCAAAGTACAGAG GTTCAAGGCAACACTGTGGCTGAGTGAGGAGCATCCCCTCTCCCTGGGTGACCAGGTGACACCCATCATTGACCTGATGGCCATCAGCAACGCTCACTTTGCCAAGCTGCGTGACTTCATTACCCTACGCCTCCCGCCTGGCTTCCCAGTCAAGATCG AGATCCCTCTTTTCCACGTGCTAAACGCCCGCATCACCTTCAGCAACCTGTGTGGCTGTGACGAGCCCTTGAGCTCCGTGTGGGTACCGGCCCCCAGCTCTGGCCCTGCTGTCACAGCCTCAG GGAGCCCTTTCCCGTGCGAGGTGGACCCCACTGTGTTTGAGGTGCCTGAGGGATACAGTGTGCTGGGCACAGAGCGCAGTGAGCCCCTTCGCGATGAAGACGACGATCTGCTGCAGTTTGCCATCCAACAGAGCCTGCTTGAGGCTGGCACAGAGGCGGAGCAG GTGACCATCTGGGAAGCCCTGACCAACACCCGGCCTGgcacccaccctcctccccaagcCACGGCCTATGAGGAGCAGCTTCAGCTGGAGCG GGCCCTCCAGGAGAGCCTGCGGACGTCCTCGGAGCCCAGGGGCCCGGGATCCCCTCATAGGAcacccctggccccagccccccCAAGCTTTGAGGAGCAGCTGCGCCTGGCCCTGGAGTTGTCTTCGCGGGAGCAGGAGGAACGCGAGCGGCGGGGGCAGCAGGAGGAGGACGACTTGCAGAGGGTCCTGCGGCTCTCGCTCACGGAGCACTGA
- the ANKRD13D gene encoding ankyrin repeat domain-containing protein 13D isoform X3: MAGPGPTFPLHRLVWANRHRELEAALHSRQHDIEQEDPRGRTPLELAVSLGNLESVRVLLRHNANVGKESCQGWAVLQEAVSTGDPEMVQLVLQYRDYQRATQRLAGIPELLNKLRQEDFVQLSGYGPGLWNTYLPFSKHTAPDFYVEMKWEFTSWVPLVSKMCPSDVYRVWKRGESLRVDTSLLGFEHMTWQRGRRSFIFRGQEAGALVMEVDHDRQVVHTETLGLTLQEPAALLAAMRPSEEHVASRLTSPIVSTHLDTRNVAFERNKCGIWGWRSEKMETVSGYEAKVYSATNVELVTRTRTEHLSDQDKSRSKGKPRGEDSVPVLPRDGTAALLPQWAISPSEYFDPNFSLESRNIGRPIEMSSKVQRFKATLWLSEEHPLSLGDQVTPIIDLMAISNAHFAKLRDFITLRLPPGFPVKIEIPLFHVLNARITFSNLCGCDEPLSSVWVPAPSSGPAVTASGSPFPCEVDPTVFEVPEGYSVLGTERSEPLRDEDDDLLQFAIQQSLLEAGTEAEQVTIWEALTNTRPGTHPPPQATAYEEQLQLERALQESLRTSSEPRGPGSPHRTPLAPAPPSFEEQLRLALELSSREQEERERRGQQEEDDLQRVLRLSLTEH, from the exons ATGGCCGGCCCGGGCCCCACCTTCCCGCTGCACCGGCTGGTCTGGGCGAACCGGCACCGCGAACTGGAGGCCGCACTGCACAGCCGCCAG CACGACATTGAACAGGAGGATCCACGGGGGCGCACCCCCCTGGAACTGGCCGTGTCCCTGGGGAACCTGGAGTCCGTTAGAGTCCTGCTTCGACACAATGCCAATGTGGGCAAAGAGAGCTGCCAGGGCTGGGCAG TCCTGCAGGAGGCTGTCAGCACTGGGGACCCTGAGATGGTGCAGCTGGTGCTCCAGTATCGGGACTACCAGAGGGCCACACAGAGGCTGGCTGGAATTCCGGAACTGCTCAACAAGCTCCGCCAG GAGGATTTTGTCCAGCTCAGTGGATATGGCCCAGGCCTCTGGAATACCTATCTCCCCTTCTCAAAGCACACG GCCCCTGATTTCTACGTGGAGATGAAGTGGGAGTTCACCAGCTGGG TGCCCCTTGTGTCCAAGATGTGTCCGAGTGACGTGTATCGGGTATGGAAGCGGGGTGAGAGCCTCCGGGTGGACACCAGTCTCCTGGGCTTTGAGCATATGACCTGGCAGCGTGGCCGGAGAAGCTTCATCTTCAGGGGCCAGG AGGCAGGAGCCTTGGTGATGGAAGTGGACCACGACCGGCAGGTGGTGCACACAGAGACACTGGGGCTCACCCTGCAGGAACCAGCAGCACTGCTTGCTGCCATGCGGCCCAGTGAGGAGCATGTGGCCAGTCGCCTCACCTCTCCTATTGTCTCCACCCACCTGGACACTCGTAATGTGGCTTTTGAGAG GAACAAATGTGGTATCTGGGGCTGGCGGTCTGAGAAGATGGAAACCGTTAGCGGCTACGAGGCCAAG GTGTATAGTGCCACCAATGTGGAGCTGGTGACACGCACACGTACGGAGCATCTTTCTGATCAGGACAAGTCGAGGAGCAAAGGTAAACCCAG GGGGGAAGACTCCGTTCCAGTCCTTCCTCGGGATGGCACAGCAGCACTCCTCCCACAGTGGG CTATTTCCCCCAGCGAATACTTCGACCCCAACTTCAGCCTGGAGTCGAGGAACATCGGCCGCCCCATTGAAATGTCCAGCAAAGTACAGAG GTTCAAGGCAACACTGTGGCTGAGTGAGGAGCATCCCCTCTCCCTGGGTGACCAGGTGACACCCATCATTGACCTGATGGCCATCAGCAACGCTCACTTTGCCAAGCTGCGTGACTTCATTACCCTACGCCTCCCGCCTGGCTTCCCAGTCAAGATCG AGATCCCTCTTTTCCACGTGCTAAACGCCCGCATCACCTTCAGCAACCTGTGTGGCTGTGACGAGCCCTTGAGCTCCGTGTGGGTACCGGCCCCCAGCTCTGGCCCTGCTGTCACAGCCTCAG GGAGCCCTTTCCCGTGCGAGGTGGACCCCACTGTGTTTGAGGTGCCTGAGGGATACAGTGTGCTGGGCACAGAGCGCAGTGAGCCCCTTCGCGATGAAGACGACGATCTGCTGCAGTTTGCCATCCAACAGAGCCTGCTTGAGGCTGGCACAGAGGCGGAGCAG GTGACCATCTGGGAAGCCCTGACCAACACCCGGCCTGgcacccaccctcctccccaagcCACGGCCTATGAGGAGCAGCTTCAGCTGGAGCG GGCCCTCCAGGAGAGCCTGCGGACGTCCTCGGAGCCCAGGGGCCCGGGATCCCCTCATAGGAcacccctggccccagccccccCAAGCTTTGAGGAGCAGCTGCGCCTGGCCCTGGAGTTGTCTTCGCGGGAGCAGGAGGAACGCGAGCGGCGGGGGCAGCAGGAGGAGGACGACTTGCAGAGGGTCCTGCGGCTCTCGCTCACGGAGCACTGA